The following are from one region of the Silene latifolia isolate original U9 population chromosome 9, ASM4854445v1, whole genome shotgun sequence genome:
- the LOC141601509 gene encoding uncharacterized protein LOC141601509, with protein sequence MDPIKYVSEKPVLNGRMSRWSLMLSEFDLKYIPLKVIKGKAVADFLADNPIEETEKVDTWLYPDEDIIHVETDVWDLYFDGASIYMGYGVLILLISPEGEQVPVSIKLDFNVTNNAAEYEACLLGLRSALELGIRKLLVHRDSSLVVNQVAGSWKVKSGSLAPYQMRIEGLEAYFDEVKYVHFPREENQFADALSKLAALFNIPDHIDGMPICVERRS encoded by the coding sequence ATGGATCCGATTAAGTACGTGTCTGAAAAACCGGTGCTAAATGGCAGAATGTCAAGGTGGTCTCTTATGTTATCGGAGTTTGACCTTAAGTATATACCCTTGAAGGTGATCAAGGGAAAAGCAGTTGCTGATTTCCTCGCTGACAACCCAATTGAGGAAACTGAAAAAGTTGACACCTGGTTGTATCCTGATGAAGATATTATCCATGTAGAAACCGATGTATGGGACCTATATTTCGACGGAGCATCGATTTATATGGGATACGGAGTATTAATTCTTCTCATTTCGCCAGAAGGTGAACAAGTGCCCGTGTCAATCAAATTGGACTTCAACGTCACAAATAACGCTGCTGAGTATGAAGCATGTTTACTCGGTTTGCGTAGCGCACTCGAGCTAGGCATAAGAAAGTTGTTAGTACATCGAGACTCGTCTCTGGTggtcaatcaagtggccgggtcATGGAAAGTTAAGAGTGGCAGTCTGGCTCCGTATCAAATGAGAATTGAGGGATTGGAAGCATACTTTGATGAAGTTAAATATGTCCACTTCCCTCGGGAGGAAAACCAATTTGCCGATGCATTGTCAAAACTAGCAGCTCTATTCAACATTCCTGACCATATAGACggtatgccgatatgtgtcgaacgaagatcttAA
- the LOC141601510 gene encoding uncharacterized protein LOC141601510 has product MVGRLVDWVATNKESLWVKWVNANYLKGREWQEYAPTSNSNWVWMRICRVKQRLAAGYLQGIWQVQPSGYTPAGCYEWLRGTQPTVEWSKAIWDNWSLPKHRFLGWLIAHNSLHTNSRLMRFGMDVDGQCVLCGLAEETQQHLFFACAYSRRVLQAVMDCTGLKLPEGDILHWCVHNSGLKIQRGVKVALVMSILYQVWHQRNKCRVEQVLMRPMFLAQRISEDMRKRIRERDKSRMTTHELDWLGNLKFT; this is encoded by the coding sequence ATGGTTGGAAGGCTTGTGGATTGGGTAGCTACAAACAAGGAGTCCTTATGGGTGAAATGGGTGAATGCTAACTATCTGAAGGGGAGGGAATGGCAGGAATATGCTCCAACAAGTAACTCCAATTGGGTGTGGATGAGGATATGCAGAGTGAAGCAGAGGCTAGCAGCTGGGTATTTGCAAGGGATATGGCAGGTGCAACCATCTGGGTACACTCCTGCTGGTTGTTATGAGTGGCTCAGAGGGACACAACCCACAGTGGAGTGGTCTAAAGCTATTTGGGATAACTGGAGCTTACCTAAGCACAGGTTCCTGGGATGGCTTATTGCTCACAATTCGTTGCATACAAATAGCAGACTTATGAGATTTGGGATGGATGTTGATGGACAATGTGTCCTTTGTGGGTTAGCAGAAGAGACGCAGCAGCATTTATTTTTTGCGTGTGCCTACAGTAGGAGAGTTCTACAGGCTGTGATGGATTGTACTGGTCTAAAGCTCCCTGAGGGTGACATTTTGCATTGGTGTGTCCATAATTCTGGCTTGAAAATTCAGCGAGGGGTGAAGGTTGCTTTGGTAATGAGCATTCTGTATCAAGTATGGCATCAAAGGAACAAATGTAGAGTTGAGCAGGTTCTGATGAGGCCTATGTTCCTAGCACAACGGATCAGTGAGGACATGAGgaagagaataagggaaagagACAAGAGTAGGATGACTACACATGAGCTAGATTGGTTAGGCAATTTAAAATTTACTTGA